The following is a genomic window from Rutidosis leptorrhynchoides isolate AG116_Rl617_1_P2 chromosome 8, CSIRO_AGI_Rlap_v1, whole genome shotgun sequence.
ATTCTGCTTATCTTtgtttatatctttatatataattgaTTAATTAACTCACTAATTTTAtatgtttataaatataaatactgatCATATATAACAGCCTAAATAGATTGGTTTCTAGTATTGTATGCAATTTCAGTATAGTAAATTAATGCCTTCTCGTATTGTCTTTAGATCTTCTTTCTTAGTATTTTTTCAACACAAAAGACCCTTTGTTAGTTTGATTCATAAAGTACGATTTGTTTGATCTTGATCGGTCAACCCTGGTTTATAATGTGATAAAGAAACCACTTATCATTATGCCCGTGTGAGCTTCCTCACTAGTGTCTTTGTGTTGTTTGTACGTACTTTAGTTTGGTTAATTAATATGGTGttttaggtgttgtttgttttttaagatgttttaatGTCTGTGAAAAGATGGTCTAAAGGTATACAAAATAATTTAATCTGCAGTACTTAGAAGCATGTTTAGACAGATTAAGACATTATTctatcttatgtcttcagaaaaacaaacagtCTGCTATAAAAACGTCTGCGGGCGCCGAAAAACGAACAACGCCTCATTTTTTTGAGAAATTATGTCATGGATGGCATAGACTCATTTCTCATTCAGTTGTGGGATGAAGTGATGAGGTTATGCTGATGAAGAGGTTCATTATAGATTATAGTAGTCCAACTATATTTTGTTAAGATGTGCATGAAGTTAAAAAGCTTGATAGTTATCTTAAAATTTGGTTGTATTTAAGTGAGAGTTACAACTTACAATTGAATTGATGACCAACAAGCCAGACAAGTCCATAATAGACCACCTATTCGTATCTCAAAAGTTTGATTTTACTCTTATTTACCTTATAGGATTCTTCATTACGATACCATGTATCTGATTCTGATCAATATCGTTAATTGTTGGTGTTTTGTAATGACAACTTAACGTTCTTTTTTTGCACAATTAAGTTTTTTGTAATGAAATCATCAATCTTCTATCAAACATTAACTATTTTTTCCTCTTGTTGCAGATTTTGGATACGACAGGTACCAGAACGATGTTCTGCAAGTCAATGAGACAAGCTACGAGACATGCAACGCTGAAAATCCGCTTCATAATTACACCACAGGAGCAGGAAGAGAAGTGGTACAGCTCAACGTTACTGGAGATTATTACTTCATTAGCAGCAAAGGGTATTGCTATAGTGGTACGAAACTGCATGTACATGTCATCGATCTGCCACCACGTCCACAACCTGACCCTGTTAAGAGTCGTGGTTTAAGATTTGCGGTTGGTAGAACCCAGGTTTTTATGTCCATGATTGTTGCAGTTGCAGCTATTTGGGACTCATTAATCCTTTGTGTGTAAAGAAAACAAGAATTTGCAAATTAatgaattattagtatttatttatGATCTTGTGTGGATAGCTAAACTGGGATACTTAATATGAGTAATTAGTCTCTGGTTTACATAAATCACATTGTTTTGGTGATGTATTGTGATTCATACGTCGAAGAACCTATAGTTGACCAGTATGCTTTATGTATAAAGAATTGGGATCAAGTAAGAACGTCATTTCGAATCTACAAAGCTGAAAAAATTAATCCATCTCGTGGCCACGGATATTCACCCGCGATAACTCCGAGTTGCCTGCATCAGGTTAGTTGCCTGGGAGTAGTCGGCCCGCAAAACGAGTCGGATACCAGGCATACCCAAAAATCAGATTAATTTCACAATTTAAATTATGTGAGTTTTCATATATATAAACGATTTATATTGTGATCATCACAAAAGTTCTACGCTCACAACCAAGTACTCGTGCTTTGAACAGATAAGTCACCGTCTTGTACTCTTTGTACTTTTTGCCTAGGTCCTTGCTAGTTTTTTATAATATTGACattccagaaaaaaaaaaaaaaaaaaaaaaagggaaaaaaagtCGCCGTCTCCGGGTAGTCTGAACAAAGAAAATTGTTTACTCGTTTATgtttatatattttgatatttgagttttttttttttttttttttttttttttttttggtaaaggaTTTTCAACcggtgaatataaaataattttttgagtttattttaattatatttaaagaCAATAATAACATACAATTGATAAgagactaaaagggtgatggagagTTGTTTGCCAAATGATAATCAAATAGTCCTATAATTAAGCCATACCAAATTACCAAAACCATTCAGTATCCACACAATTAATCAAACCACCAAAAATTATGGTTTGTGTTTTATCTGTAGCAGATTTAAGGGACGATTTTTCTTACTTTCACCCGTTTCTTTCAGACCCAAATCTCCCTTGTGTGTCCATATGGGTCTCCCCAAAATCTATCTATTCGTTTGATGGGTTTTGGGGGTGAATGCAAATGTCAATGTACATAAATGGGCTGCATATGCTCCAAACATGTTGCACACTCTACTATTTCCCCTATTCATCATTCTTCCCTGACCGTTGCTAATCATCACAGTCACAAAAACCATGATTATAATCGTAATTATGGGTTAACAACATTGGATAATCACATTAATATTAAAGATGAAACACAAGATGTTAACAAGACCAGTAACGAAAATGATCCTGCTAGAAAAAAAGATGATGTTGTATTAGATATTCGCGATGATGAATTTTTTAAACATGATTGTGTTAACAAGCGCTTAAAAAGACCATCGTTTTCATTTAGCATTAAGTTTGGAAGATCGACTGTCGCGGAACATGTTGCTGCAGGGTGGCCCGCATGGCTTAGTGCCGTTGCAGGTGAAGTCGTTGATGGTTGGCTTCCATTAAAGTCTGATAGCTTTGAGAGGTTCGAAAAGGTATGCCATTCGAATATTATATACATTATTACATTATATTAATTGCATCAAAATGCAATTTAATTAGTTTTCATGCATTATTTATAACGTTTTTAGATTGGACAAGGTACATATAGCAATGTGTATCGTGCACGTGATCTTAGAACAGATCGAATGATGGCCTTAAAGAAGGTCAGATTCGACAGTTTAAATCCCGAAAGTGTGAGATTTATGACTCGAGAAATCACAATTCTTCGAAAACTTGATCATCCAAACATCATGAAACTAGAGGGGATAATTACGTCTCGTTCATCAAGTAACATTTACCTTGTTTTCGAGTATATGGAACATGATCTTGCAGGACTACTATCATCTCCCAACATCAGATTCAATGATTCCCAGGTTTAGA
Proteins encoded in this region:
- the LOC139863644 gene encoding early nodulin-like protein 17 is translated as MDSSSSKSPSAVGLIVYVTVMTTMMMSAVDVSATRLNVGDQKGWTSNVNYTLWAANHTFYLGDWLYFGYDRYQNDVLQVNETSYETCNAENPLHNYTTGAGREVVQLNVTGDYYFISSKGYCYSGTKLHVHVIDLPPRPQPDPVKSRGLRFAVGRTQVFMSMIVAVAAIWDSLILCV